TCGGCCCTCGCGACTGCGCGGGGGCGGCTGGATGCTGAGGGGCCGGAACGAAAGGAGTGCCATGTCCCAGCGCGCCGGTACGGACGACCCGAGGTGGCGCCTGGTGCCCGGGATGGCAGTACTGGTGGGCTACGAGCGCTCCTGGCTGCGTGGCGACCTGCTGGCCGGGGTGACGGTGGCCGCGTATCTCGTGCCACAGGTCATGGCATACGCGGGCGTGGCGGGACTGCCGCCGGTCGCCGGGCTGTGGGCAATCCTTCCCGCACTGGTGCTGTACGCCCTGCTGGGCTCGTCGCGGCTGCTTTCGGTAGGCCCCGAGTCGACGACCGCTCTCATGACCGCCACGGTGGTCGGGCCGCTCGCCGCCGGAGATCCGGGCAGGTACGCCGTGCTGGCGGCCGCGCTCGCCGTCGCGGTCGGGCTGCTGTGCCTGGTGGCGTGGGCGGTACGGCTGGGTTTCGTGGCCGATCTGCTGTCGCGGCCGGTCCTGGTCGGCTATCTGGCCGGCGTGGCGCTCATCATGATCGTGGACCAGCTGCCCAAGCTCACCGGCGTACGAACTGAGGGGTCCGGATTCTTCCCCCAGCTCGCCTCCTTCGTGCGGCATCTTCCCCAGATCCACGCGGCGACAACCGTCTTCGCGGCGGCCACGCTGATCTTCCTCTTCGCGATGTCGCGGTACGCCCGTGCCGTGCCCGCCCCGCTGCTGGCCCTGGTCCTCGGAACCTCCGTCGTGGCGGCTTTCGGCCTCGCGGACCACGGCATCACGGTGATCGGCGAGGTCCCTGCGGGACTCCCGCGGCCCGATGTACCAGCCCTGGGCGAGCTGCCGCACCTGCTGCTGCCCGCACTCGGCGTCCTCCTCGTCGCCTACACCGATGTGATCCTCACAGCGCGGGCCTTCGCGGCACGCGACGGCGGCCGACGGCTCGACGCCAACCAGGAACTGCTGGCCCTGGGCGCGGCGAACCTCGGCGCCGGCGTCCTGCACGGCTTCCCCGTCAGCAGCAGCGCCAGCCGTACCGCGCTCGCCCATTCGGCGGGCGGCCGCAGCCAGGCGTACTCACTCGTCGCGTGCGCGGCCGTGCTGGCGGTGCTGCTCTTCCTCAGCCCGCTGCTGGCGGACACGCCCGCGACCGTGCTCGGAGCCCTGGTCGTCTACGCCGCCGTCCGCATGATCGACCTGGCGGGGTTTCGGCGGCTGGCCTCCTTCCGCCGCCGGGAACTGCTGCTGGCACTCGGCTGCCTGGCCGGCGTGCTGGTCCTGGACATCCTGTACGGCGTGCTGGTGGCGGTCGGCCTTTCGGTGGCCGAGCTGCTGGCTCGGGTGGCCCGGCCGCACGACGCCGTCGAGGGCCTGGTGCCCGGTGTGGCCGGGATGCACGACGTGGACGACTACCCGCAGGCCCGCACCATTCCCGGGCTGCTCGTCTACCGCTACGACTCGCCGCTGTTCTTTGCCAACGCCGAGGACTTCAGACGCCGCGCCCTGGCTTCCGTGGACGAGCAGGAAGGTCACGTGTCGTGGTTCGTCCTCAACACCGAGGCCAATGTGGAGGTGGACATCACCGCGCTGGACTCGGTGGAATCGCTGCGCCACGAAGTGACCGGTCGCGGCATCGTCTTCGCACTCGCCCGTGTAAAGCAGGACCTGCGCGAAGAACTGGACGCGTACGGGCTGACCGAATCGGTCGGCCCCGACCGGATCTTCCCCACACTGCCGACCGCCGTGGCCGCATACCAGCAGTGGAGCCGCGCCCGGGGGAACGACCAGTGACCACCCGGCGAGCCGCGCCCGCGAACCCTTGCTCTCCGACGAGTTCACGCCCCGCCTCTTCCACAGATACGCCTGATGGCACGGGCCGCTCAGGCCGCCCGGCCCTCGAGGGCGGCGCGTCCCGCTTCGAGTCGGGCGACCGGGACTCGGAACGGGGAGCAGGAGACGTAATCGAGTCCGGCGTCGTGGAAGAAGTGGATGGAGTCCGGGTCACCCCCGTGCTCGCCACAGACGCCGATCTTCAAGCCCGGGTGGGCTGCGCGCCCCTCTTCGACAGCGATGCGGATCAGCCGGCCGACGCCGTCCCTGTCGAGCGTCTCGAAGGGCGAGGTGGCGAAGATCCCCTGGTCGAGGTAGGCCGGGAAGAACGAGGCTTCGACGTCGTCCCGGGAAAGACCCCAAGCGGTCTGGGTCAGGTCGTTGGTGCCGAAGGAGAAGAAGTCGGCGGCCTCGGCGATCCGGTCGGCGGTCAGCGCGGCGCGAGGCAGTTCGATCATCGTGCCGACCGGGCACCGCACAGCGATGCCGGATGCCTCCGACACCTCGGCAAGGACGCGCTCCGCGGCGGCCCGTACGATCCGGAGCTCCTCGGCCGTACCGACCAGCGGGACCATGATCTCGGCCCGTGGGTCGCCGCCTGCCCGCGTCCGCTCCACGACGGCCTCCGCGATCGCCCGTACCTGCATCTGCACCAGGCCCGGGATGACGAGCCCCAGGCGCACACCGCGCAGCCCGAGCATGGGGTTGCTCTCGTGCATGCGCTCCACGGCCGCCAGCAGCCGCCTGTCGTGGCCCGTCGGGGCGGTGGCTACACGCACGGCGAGTTCGGTGCGGTCGGGCAGGAACTCGTGCAGGGGCGGGTCGATGAGGCGGATCGTCACCGGCAGGCCGTCCATGGCGGCGAGGATTCCGGTGAAGTCGCTGCGCTGGAGCGGCAGGAGGGCTTCCAGCGCCGCGCGCTGCCCGGCCTTGTCCTCAGCGAGAATCATCGCCTCGACGAGGCTTCGGCGCTCGCCCAGGAACATGTGCTCGGTGCGGCACAGCCCGATGCCTTGGGCGCCGAAGCGCCGGGCACGGGCCGCGTCCTCGGGGGTGTCGGCGTTGGCTCGGACCTCAAGTCGGCGTACGGCATCGGCCCATTCGAGGGTTCGGGCCACAGCACTCGTCAGCGCCCCGTCCTGTTCGCCGGTCTCCAGGAAGCGCGCAACCGGCGATTCGGTCAACGGCAGAGCGCCGAGGTGGACCGTGCCCGCCGTGCCGTCCACGGAGATCACCGTTCCTTCGGTGACCACGGTCCCGTCGGTCGCGGTGAACTGCCGTGCCCCGGTGTCCACCACGAGTTCCTCGGCCCCGCACACGCAGACCTTGCCCATGCCCCGCGCGACGACGGCCGCGTGACTGGTCTTGCCGCCCCGGCTGGTCAGTACCGCCTCCGCCGCGACCATCCCCGGCAGGTCGTCGGGCGTGGTCTCACGTCGTACGAGGACTGTCTTCTCCCCGGCCGCGGCGCGGCGTACCGCTTCGGCGGAGTCGAACACGGCCGCTCCGACCGCCGCGCCCGGCGAGGCCGGGACACCGTGTGCCAGCGGTTGGCCGGTCGTGTCCTCGTCGAAGCGGGGGAACATCAGCCGGGCGAGCTGATGCCCGCCGACCCGGGCGAGCGCTTCGTCCTCGCTGATCAGGCGCTCGTCGACGAGCTCGTGCGCGATACGGAACGCAGCCCCGGCTGTGCGCTTGCCGACCCGGGTCTGGAGCATCCACAGCGTGCCGCGTTCGATGGTGAACTCGACGTCGCACAGGTCCCGGTAGTGGCGTTCCAGAGTCCGCAGGTGGTCGCCGAGCTGCAGATAGGAGGACGGGTCGATGTGCTTGAGCTCCTGGAGGGGTACGGCGTTGCGGATGCCGGCGACGACGTCCTCCCCCTGCGCGTCGGTCAGGTAGTCGCCGTAGACGCCGCGTGCCCCGGTGGCCGGGTCACGGGTGAAAGCGACGCCCGTGCCGGAATCGGGACCGAGGTTGCCGAACACCATCACCTGGATGTTGACGGCGGTGCCCAGGTCGTCGGAAATGTGCTCACGCCTGCGGTAGAGGCGGGCGCGCTCGCCGTTCCAGGAACGGAAGACGGCACGGATCGCCTGGTACAGCTGCTCAACCGGGTCCTGTGGGAACTCCTCACCGCTCGCCTCCCGGATCAGCGTCTTGAACTCGTCGGCCAGCGCCGCGAGATCGTGCGCGTCCAGCCCGGTGTCGCTCGCCGCACCGCGGTCCGCGCTGTGCCTGGCCAGGGCGTCCTCGAACAGCTCCGGGGCTACGCCCAGCACCGTGCGGCCGAACATCTGCAGCAGCCGGCGGTACGAGTCCCAGGCAAACCGCTCCTGCCCGGTCGCCTTGGCGAGTCCGCGTACGGATGTGTCGCTCAGGCCGATGTCGAGGATCGTCTCCATCATGCCGGGCATCGAGAACCTGCTGCCCGAACGTACGGACAGCAACAGCGGGTTGTCGCTCTCGCCCAGCCGCCGGCCGACGCGCCGCTCCAGATCCGCGAGTGCCCGCGCGACCTGCACCCCGAGCTCCGCCGGTTCCTCGCCGGCGGCCAGGTACTCACGGCAGGCGTGCGTGGTGACAGTGAACCCAGGGGGCACGGGCAGCCCCAGCCGGGTCATCTCGGCCAGGTTGGCTCCCTTGCCGCCGAGCAGGTCCGCCATCTCACGGCTGCCCTCGCCGAATCCGTACACGTACTGCCTCATGGGTCTCGATCTCCTGCGGGGTGGGTCAGACGTGCGGGACGACGGCCACGGGGCAGCCGACGTGGTGCAGCACCGCGTGGGCGACGGGGCCGATGTGGATGCCGAGGTGCCCGCTCCGGATCCGGCGCCCGACGACGACCATGCCAGCCCCGGTCGAGGCGCGCGTCAGTTCGGATGCCGCCCGGCCTTCGGTGACGGTCCCGGTGACAGTGACCTCGGGGAACTTCTCCCGCCACGGGTACAGCGCCGCACTCACGGCGTGTTCGTGCTCGGCGAGCAGTTCCGGGCCGGGCTTCGGGACGAGTTGGTCGATGGCGGCATACGGGGGCGGGGCGCTGAAGGTGTGAATCACGCGCAGCGCTGCACCACGATGCTGCGCGGCGTCGAAAGCGAATTCGATCAGTTCGTCGCACGGGCTGCTGGTGTCGAGGCCGAGGACAACATTCCGGTACGGGGTCTCGACCGAATCCCGGTCCGAGTCCGGGGACGCTCCGTCCGGGGCAGGAAACTGTTCGTCGGACGCTTCCTCACCGGCACGTACGAGAACCACGGGACGCGGTGCCCGCGCAACGACCGCCTGGGACACCGAGCCGACCAGAAATCCCGCGACGCCGCTGAGTCCTCGGGAGCCGAGCACCAGCATCTCGGCCTGCTCGGCCGCCGTCAGCAGGGCGGTGACCGGCGATTCGGCCACCGCCTCGTCGGCGATGTGCAGCGCGGGGTGCGAGGCTCGCACGGTGTCGCTCACCTGGCTGAGGGTCCGGTGTGCCCAGTAGCGCTGGGTCGTGCCGACGGGTACGTAGACGGGAGGACGCGGCTGCCACTGCCAGGCGTGCACCAGCCGCAGCGACAGGCTGCGGCGCAGAGCCTCCCGGGCCGCCCAGTGCGCGGCGGCTAGGCTCTCGGGGGATCCGTCGATTCCGGCGACGACGTGTCGATGCATGATCCGCACCTCCTCTGCAGGGCTCTGCTTCGTGCCTTGCCGTCGAGCCTGGCGTGTGCGCGGTCGGGTGCGCAGGGGCCACCCAGACCCTTCCTGGGGCCCTTCGGCCCAACGCTCCACGGCAGGTCCGCACGCAGGCTTGAGACAAACGCAGTGGAGGGAGAGGAATTATGTCCGGCTCCCCACGCTCCGCCCGTATCGCCATCATCGGGGTCGGCAACGAGTTCCGCCACGACGACGGGGCGGCCTGGGCGGTGATCGCCCGGCTCCGGGAGCGGGCTGACGGCCGTCCCCTGCCCCCGGGAACGGTCCTGTCGGTGTGCGACGGAGATCCGGGGCGGCTGATCGAGCTGTGGGAGAACGCGGACCTGGCGGTGGTGCTGGACGCCGCGCACGCCCATCCCGGCCACCCGGGTCGGGTGCACCGGCTGGAGCTGGACGCAGCCGAGCTGGGGCGCCCGAGCACGACGAGTTCGCACGGGCTGGGCCTAGGTGACGCCGTCGAGCTGTCGCGGGCGCTGGGGCGCCTGCCCGGCCATCTCGTGGTGTACGCCGTCGAAGGGGCGGACACCTCGCTCGGCACGGGCCTGTCGGAGCCGGTTGCCGCGAGGGTCGAAGCACTCGTCGCACGGGTGGAGGACGACATCGTCCGCCACCGGGACGCGGCTGCGCGCGGCCCCCGCAACACACACGGCGGAGGCCCGCCGTGACCGGCGAGCGCATCGCCAGGCGCGCCGAGGTCTTCGGCACGGTCCAAGGCGTGGGCTTCCGCCCGCAGGTGCACCGTCTGGCGACCGGCCTGGAAATGTGTCTGGGCATGCCCGGCCGGGTCCTTGACGTCCACGACTCCGGCGGACTGCGCCGAGGCCGGAACATACGTCAGCGTCCATGTCGGATTCGCGATCACGACTGTCGACGGGGCGGAGGCCGAGCGGACGCTCGGCGTGCTGCGCGCGGTGGCGGACGCCGTCACCGGCGAGCTGGGCGAGCCGCTGCCACAGGCGCCCCTGGACCGACCGGACGCGCCCTGAGGGCCGGTCGGCCCCGTTCACTGGCCCGGCCGACCCCTGCGGCCGGCCGTACTCCCGCCTGAGTTTGGACGTGGATTCCCCACGAGGAAGGCACCGTCATGACGCAGATCCACAGCCCCGCGAACACCGCCCGGCAGGTGCACGCGCTCTTGACGGACGGCACGACAGTACGGATACGGCAGGCGGAGCCGGCCGATCACGACGCCGTCCTGGCCCTGTACGAGGGCATGTCGGCGGAGAATCTGCGGCGACGCTTCTTCACGGTGAGCCACCTGTCCGCCGAACAGGCGGCCGACCGGCTCACCCGGCGCGACCGGTCCGGCTACCGCGCTCTGGTCGCGGAGAGCGGCGGGCGGTTCGTCGGACTCGCCGAGTACGAGGCCATACCAGAATCGGCGACGGCCGAGATCGCACTCAGCGTCGCAGACGACTGGCACCATCGGGGCCTGGGCACCCTGCTGCTGGAGCATCTTGTCGACGCCGCCCGCCAGGCGGGCATCACCGCCTTCGCGGCCGACGCACTGGCCGAGAACCACGAGATGCTGAAAGTGTTCGCCGACCTCGGCCTGCGAACGACCCGCCACTTCGACGGTCCCGAAGTGCGCTGCATAGTACAACTCACCCTGGACGAGCACTACTTGTCGGCGGTCGACAACCGGGCAAGCACCGCCGACGTGGCCAGCCTGCAACCACTGCTGCGGCCCCGCACGGTCGCCGTCGTCGGCGCGGGCCGCAGGGCGGGCTCGGTCGGCCGGGCCGTGCTGCGCAATCTGCGGACCGGTGGCTTCGCCGGCCGTTTGGACGCAGTCAATCCGCATGCGGACGCGATCGAGTGGGTGAGCTGCCACCACTCCGTGACCGAGCTGTCCTTCCCGCCCGATCTCGCCGTGCTCGCCGTCCCCGCGGCCGCCGTCCCGCGGGCCGCCGAGGACTGCGGAAAGCTTGGCGCGAGGGCGCTGCTGGTGGTCTCCTCCGGCCTCGACGCCCAACAGGCGGCCGCGCTGCTCGCCACGTGCCGTGCGTACGGGATGCGGCTGGTCGGCCCCAACTGCCTCGGTCTGGCCAACACCAACCCGGATCTGCGGCTGAACGCCACCTTCGCCGCGGACCGCCCCCTGGCCGGCACGGCCGGAGTCGCCGTGCAGTCCGGTGGGGTGGGCATCGCGCTGCTCGACGGGCTGTCCCGGCTCGGCATCGGGGTGTCCACCTTCGTCTCGCTGGGCGACAAGTACGACGTCAGCGGCAACGACATGCTGCAGTGGTGGGAGAGCGACGGGCAGACCGACCTCGCTGTGCTGCACCTTGAGTCCTTCGGCAATCCGCGCTCATTTTCACGAACAGCGCGGCGGGTGGCCCGCACGATGCCGATCCTTACCGTGGACGCCGGGCGCTCCGAGGCCGGTCGCCGTGCCGCCGCCTCCCACACCGCGGCGGCAGCCACGCGTACCATGACCCGGCAGGCCCTGTTCACCCAGGCCGGAATCATCGCGACCCGCACGATCGGCGAACTCCTCGACAGTGCGGCGCTGTTGCACTCCCAGCCGCTGCCGTCCGGCTCCTCGGTCGCCATCGTCACCAACGCGGGCGGGGCAGGCGTACTGGCCGCCGATGCCTGCGCAGAGGCCGGGCTGAGGATTCCCGAGCTCGGCAGCGAGCTGGTCGCCGGGCTGCTGGCCGGGCTGCCCGCGGGGGCCTCCGCCACCAATCCCGTCGACGCCACCGCCGCCGTCACCGAGACGCAGCTGCAGGAGTGCGTCGACCGGCTCTCGGCGCACGGGGCCGTGAACGCCGTACTGGTGGTGCTGGTCCCCACCGCGGTCGCCGCGGCGACCGGCGACGATCTCGTCCGGGCCCTGTCCCCCGGCCCGGACCACCGTCGCTCCCGAACGGTCGCCGCGGTCCTTCCCGCCCAGGCCGCACGGGTCGAGCTGCTGCCCACCGCGGGCGGCGGATTTGTACCCGCCTACTCCGACGCGGCGGACGCGGCCCGCGCCCTGGCACACGCCGTTACGTATGCACGCTGGCGCGCCCGCCCGGAGGGCACGGTCCCCGAGCTCGCGGATGTGGACACCGCGGCGGCGAAAACAATGGCCAACGGCTTCCTCGCCGAACACCCCGACGGGGACTGGCTCGACCCCCGTGCGACGGCCGAACTCCTCGGCCACTACGGCATCCCGCAGATTCCATGGGAGTGGGCCGAGGACGAAGAGGCCGCCGTCGCCGCCGCGGCACGGCTGGCGGGGCTGGGGGTACCTCCCGGGCGAAGCTCCGGGGGAGGGCGGGTCGTGATGAAAGCCCACTGGCCTGGCCTGATCCACAAGAGCGAGCAGCGCGCCGTCCACCTCGATCTTCAAAATGCCTCGCAGGTGCGGGCTGCACACCGCGATCTGGTAGCCCGATTCGGAGACCTGATGACCGGAGTGGTCGTCCAGCCGCTCGCCGAACGCGGCATCGAGCTCTTCGCCGGTGTCGTTCAGGACGAAGTCTTCGGCCCGCTGGTCCTGTTCGGCCTGGGCGGCACGGCGACCGAGCTCTTGGCCGATCACGCGGCCCGGCTCGCCCCGCTGACCGACCACGACGTGCACGATCTCATCACCTCGCCGCGCTGCGCACCGCTGCTCTTCGGCTACCGCGGCGGCGGTGCCGTCGACCTCGAAGGGCTGGAGCAACTGCTGCTGCGGCTGTCCCGGATGGCCTGCGATCTTCCGCAGCTCGCCGAGGCCGATCTCAATCCCGTGATCGCCCGCCCGGGCGGCATCACGGCCCTGGACGTCCGCGTCCGGCTGGTGCCGCGGCGAGCCCGCGACCCGTATCTGCGCCGGCTGCGCTGAGAGGAGCCATGGACATGAAGCACATGAAGATCGGTTCGCTGATGGTCGATGACGTCGTCAAGGCCGAGTACGGCACTCCGTTCAAGGAAGTCGCCCGGCTGCTCGGCGAGCACCGCATCAGCGGACTGCCGGTGGTCGACGAGGACGAAATGGTCATCGGGGTTATCTCGGAGACCGATCTGATGGTCCGGCAGGCCGAGGGACCGGCTCCGGACGAGCGGAGACGACCGCACTGGCTCAGCCGGCTGCACATCTCCAAGGGGAACCATGCGGACAAGACCCATGCCCGAACCGCAGGAACCCTGATGTCCGCGCCTGCCATCACCGTGCGGGCCGAGTCGAGCATCGCGGAGGCCGCCAGGACCATGGCGCGGCGCCGGATCGAGCGGCTGCCCGTGGTCGACGAGGAGGACCGGCTGGTCGGCATCGTCACCCGCCGGGATCTGCTCCAGGTCTTCCTGCGGCCGGACGAGGAGATCCGCCGCGCGATCGTGGACGAAGTGATCGTCAACGCTCTCTGGCTCGCCCCGGAGACCGTGACGGTCGACGTGAGCGAAGGCGTCGTCACGCTCAGGGGCCAGTTGGAGCGGCGTAGCGAAATACCGATTGCCCTGGGAATGGCCAGCCAGGTGGACGGAGTCGTGGCCGTCGTCGACGAGTTGACGTACCGCACGGACGACTCGCATCTGCGGCCCGACGAGCCGGCCGTCCACGGCGTCGGCGAGGAGTGGCTGCGCAGGCACTGAGGAGGTGTCCGGATGAACGCGAGAGTACTTGTCGCCTACGGCACGAAGAACGGCTCGACTGCAGAGATCGCCGGCGTCATCGCCGACGCCCTGCAGCAGGAGGGGCTGCGCTCCGAGGCGCGGCCCGCGGCGGAGGCCCGCGATGTCTCGGGGTATGAGGCGGTGGTGCTCGGCGGCGCCCTGTACGCAGGCCGCTGGCACCGAGACGCCGTACGCTTCGCCCGCCGCCACGAACACGCCCTGGCCGAGCGCCCGGTGTGGCTGTTCAGCAGCGGTCCGCTGGACGCCTCGGCGGGCGAGCGCGACATCCCTGCAGTGCCGAGCGCTGCCCGCGCGGCGACCCTGCTCGACGCCCGCGAGCACGTCACCTTCGGCGGCCGACTCGAGGAGGGAGCCCGGGGCTTCATCGCCCGGATGATCGTCAAGCAGGGCCGGGGCGGTGACTTCCGCGACATGGAGCGGATACGAGCCTGGGCCCGCGACATTGCCAGGGAAATCGGCGAGGGGGAGAGGCCGACGGCGCCAACGTGAGGCGCCCGGGACCTGTGCGAGCTGGCCATCCGCAACCACGACCCTTGCATCTCCTGCTCGACCCGCTTCCTCGACCTAACCATCCATCGCAACTGACCGACCGGACCAGGAGGGCACCATGCACGGCACCCCGCACATCGTGAGCGATGTGATGACCCACGCTGTCGTCGCCGTCAGCCGCGAGGCGACGTTCAAGGAAATCGTGCAGACCATGGAGCGGTGGAAGGTCAGCGCCGTTCCGGTCCTGGAAGGCGAGGGCCGGGTGATCGGCGTCGTGTCCGAGGCCGACCTGCTGCCCAAGGAAGAGTTCCGGGAGCGCGACGTGGACCGCTACACCCAGCTGAGGCGGCTGCCCGATCTCGCCAGGGCCGGAGCGGTGACGGCCGATGAGCTGATGTCCGCCCCTGCCCTCACCACCCACCCGAGCGCGACCCTCCCACAGGCTGCACGGGTCATGGCGCAGCGCAAGGTCAAGCGACTGCCCGTCGTCAACGACATAGGTGTGCTCGAGGGCATCGTCAGCCGCGCCGACCTGTTGAAGGTCTTCCTGCGGGACGACAAAGACATCGCAGAAGAGGTCCGCAAGGACGTGGTGGGCCTCCTGTTCCCCTCGCAGCCGGAACCTGTCCGGGTGAAGGTGGTTGAAGGCGTGGTGACCCTCACGGGACGCATCCGCGACACCGCCCTCGTGCCGGTCGCAGCCCGCCTGGTGCAGGCCGTCGAGGGCGTGGTGGATGTGGAGTTCGACCTGACGAGTCCGCAGCGGCACCCCGGCGCGGCCGAGGGCTCACAGGCTTCGTCATGAATTACCTCGACGAGTACCGCGATCCAGCTCTCGCCTGGCAGCTGTTGGACGAGCTCCGGACCGCGACCGCGCCCTGACAGATCATGGAGGTGTGCGGCGGGCAGACCTACATCCTCGTCACACCCTCGTCCGCCAGGGCATCGATGAACTGCCGCCCGCCGGCATCCGGATGGTCCACGGGCCCGGCTGCCCCGTGTGCGTCACCCCGCTGGAGACACTGGACCGGGCATGGCCGTTGCCGCCCGGCGCGAAGCTGCCCACCGACTGCACGGCAGGATCCCTCGCGCATGCGACTCGGCAACTCGGCATCCCGCCGGACGCGTCAGCCCGTGGTGCGCCGCCACTGCGGCCCGATCCGCTCCCACTCCTCGCCCCAGCGCTCTGCGTAGCGTCGCTCCAGTTGCCCGCGCGCCACCCGGCCGCTCACGATGACCACTCCGCCGACGCCGGCAGCAACGAACGCTCCCGCGAGCGCGACCTGCTGGGTCGCCTCCGACGGAGTGACCGGCTCGGGCACCAGCCGGTCGCGGACATCCGTCCACACCTCGACCGTCGCACCGGCGGCGGTACCCGCCGCCACGCGGGCCGTGCCCGTACGCACGGCACCGTCGGAAGCCGTCCAGCGCACGTTCGCCGGGACGCGGTCGGCGCCGGGGCCGGGGCCGTTAGACCGTGCCGCGCGTCCTGTCCGGCGCATCCGACACCAGCACCGCCGGGACGGCCTGCCGTCCGGCCCGCTCCCGCTCGATCGCCTGGTCCACGCAGTACGCGGCGACGCCCCCGGCAACGGCCCCTCCTATCAGCGCCAGCACCCACGTGACCAGCACGATCCAGGCTTCGACCGCGTCGCTGCGCCGCCGGAGCGGGTTTCGCCGCCACCGCCAGCCCCAGACCCTCGCGCGCTTGGTCTCCCGCATCGTTCCCTTCACGGGTATGTCTGCGACCACTGGCAGCAACATGACATCCGGCCGCCCGCGGCGGGAGAGGCCACTGGTCCGTAGCAGGAGGGCCGACCAGGACCTCCCGCGGACCCAAGTAGGGCCGGTCGGCCCTGGTACTTCTGCCCCGGGCAGGGCAATGATCGTCTCAGGCAGTCCGCAGTGCGGGAAAGATCACGACCGAGGGGCCGTCATGACGGAGACACGGACATTCACCGCGGAGGATCCGGTACGGGTGTTCCTGGTCGACGACCATGAGGTCGTACGCCGAGGGCTGACCGATCTCCTCGACACCGAGCCGGACATCACCGTGGTCGGTGACGCGGGCAGCGCCGAACAGGCACTGGCGCGCGGTCCGGCACTGCGACCGCACGTGGCCGTGCTCGACGTACGCCTGCCCGACGGCGACGGTATCGGCGTGTGCCGCGAACTACGCAGCCGTATGCCAGAGCTGGCCTGTCTGATGCTGACGTCATTCGACGACGAGGACGCCCTGCTCGACGCGATCATGGCCGGTGCCTCAGGGTATGTACTCAAACAGATCAAGGGCTCCGACCTGGTGTCGGCGGTGCGCACGGTCGCTTCGGGCCAGTCCATGCTCGATCCCGCGACGACGGCCCGGCTGATGAGCAGCCTCCGGGCGGAGCCGAACGACCCGGATGCCGTGCCGCCCGCGCTGGCGGGCCTGTCCCCGCGTGAGCGGGACATTCTCGCGCTGATCGGAGAGGGGCTCACCAACCGGCAGATCGGCAAGCGGCTGTATCTGTCCGAGAAGACGGTGAAGAACCACATCTCCCGCCTGCTGGCCAAGCTGGGCGTTCACCGCCGCGTCCAGGCCGCGGTCCTGGCGACCCAGCTGGAGCAGCACGAGGCCCCGGACCACCCATCCCGCTGAAACGCCGAGCGCGTACAGGCCCCCGGGGCCGGGATCGGAATGGCCCTCCCTCATCGTTTCCTCCGGCCGACTCGCGCAGACGGGGCGTTGATCTCCCCATACACCACGGTATTGGCTCCGCACTCGGGACCGCATGCCCTCAGGAACAGCCACAGGGACGTCGCTCCCAGCGCAGTAACACGGGGCGCTGTCCCCGCTCGGCGCCCCCGTACGGCGTCCCCCGATGTACGCGTTCCCCGAGCCCAGAGATCAGCGGGCCAACCGCAAACGGTGCGGCAGTGCGGCCGGCCCATCGGCTTCGACGCCCGCCACGAGGAGGTGCGGTGGCTGTACCGGCCGCCGCGGCGTCCCACCGGACACCATCGCATTCGCCTGTATGAAGGGGACGGGTACCACGTCGGCACGCTGGTATGGGTGGTGTGCGA
This portion of the Streptomyces sp. NBC_01750 genome encodes:
- a CDS encoding bifunctional acetate--CoA ligase family protein/GNAT family N-acetyltransferase gives rise to the protein MTQIHSPANTARQVHALLTDGTTVRIRQAEPADHDAVLALYEGMSAENLRRRFFTVSHLSAEQAADRLTRRDRSGYRALVAESGGRFVGLAEYEAIPESATAEIALSVADDWHHRGLGTLLLEHLVDAARQAGITAFAADALAENHEMLKVFADLGLRTTRHFDGPEVRCIVQLTLDEHYLSAVDNRASTADVASLQPLLRPRTVAVVGAGRRAGSVGRAVLRNLRTGGFAGRLDAVNPHADAIEWVSCHHSVTELSFPPDLAVLAVPAAAVPRAAEDCGKLGARALLVVSSGLDAQQAAALLATCRAYGMRLVGPNCLGLANTNPDLRLNATFAADRPLAGTAGVAVQSGGVGIALLDGLSRLGIGVSTFVSLGDKYDVSGNDMLQWWESDGQTDLAVLHLESFGNPRSFSRTARRVARTMPILTVDAGRSEAGRRAAASHTAAAATRTMTRQALFTQAGIIATRTIGELLDSAALLHSQPLPSGSSVAIVTNAGGAGVLAADACAEAGLRIPELGSELVAGLLAGLPAGASATNPVDATAAVTETQLQECVDRLSAHGAVNAVLVVLVPTAVAAATGDDLVRALSPGPDHRRSRTVAAVLPAQAARVELLPTAGGGFVPAYSDAADAARALAHAVTYARWRARPEGTVPELADVDTAAAKTMANGFLAEHPDGDWLDPRATAELLGHYGIPQIPWEWAEDEEAAVAAAARLAGLGVPPGRSSGGGRVVMKAHWPGLIHKSEQRAVHLDLQNASQVRAAHRDLVARFGDLMTGVVVQPLAERGIELFAGVVQDEVFGPLVLFGLGGTATELLADHAARLAPLTDHDVHDLITSPRCAPLLFGYRGGGAVDLEGLEQLLLRLSRMACDLPQLAEADLNPVIARPGGITALDVRVRLVPRRARDPYLRRLR
- a CDS encoding CBS domain-containing protein; the protein is MKHMKIGSLMVDDVVKAEYGTPFKEVARLLGEHRISGLPVVDEDEMVIGVISETDLMVRQAEGPAPDERRRPHWLSRLHISKGNHADKTHARTAGTLMSAPAITVRAESSIAEAARTMARRRIERLPVVDEEDRLVGIVTRRDLLQVFLRPDEEIRRAIVDEVIVNALWLAPETVTVDVSEGVVTLRGQLERRSEIPIALGMASQVDGVVAVVDELTYRTDDSHLRPDEPAVHGVGEEWLRRH
- a CDS encoding flavodoxin domain-containing protein, with the protein product MNARVLVAYGTKNGSTAEIAGVIADALQQEGLRSEARPAAEARDVSGYEAVVLGGALYAGRWHRDAVRFARRHEHALAERPVWLFSSGPLDASAGERDIPAVPSAARAATLLDAREHVTFGGRLEEGARGFIARMIVKQGRGGDFRDMERIRAWARDIAREIGEGERPTAPT
- a CDS encoding CBS domain-containing protein, with protein sequence MHGTPHIVSDVMTHAVVAVSREATFKEIVQTMERWKVSAVPVLEGEGRVIGVVSEADLLPKEEFRERDVDRYTQLRRLPDLARAGAVTADELMSAPALTTHPSATLPQAARVMAQRKVKRLPVVNDIGVLEGIVSRADLLKVFLRDDKDIAEEVRKDVVGLLFPSQPEPVRVKVVEGVVTLTGRIRDTALVPVAARLVQAVEGVVDVEFDLTSPQRHPGAAEGSQASS
- a CDS encoding Rv1733c family protein, which codes for MRRTGRAARSNGPGPGADRVPANVRWTASDGAVRTGTARVAAGTAAGATVEVWTDVRDRLVPEPVTPSEATQQVALAGAFVAAGVGGVVIVSGRVARGQLERRYAERWGEEWERIGPQWRRTTG
- a CDS encoding response regulator transcription factor, with amino-acid sequence MTETRTFTAEDPVRVFLVDDHEVVRRGLTDLLDTEPDITVVGDAGSAEQALARGPALRPHVAVLDVRLPDGDGIGVCRELRSRMPELACLMLTSFDDEDALLDAIMAGASGYVLKQIKGSDLVSAVRTVASGQSMLDPATTARLMSSLRAEPNDPDAVPPALAGLSPRERDILALIGEGLTNRQIGKRLYLSEKTVKNHISRLLAKLGVHRRVQAAVLATQLEQHEAPDHPSR